From one Rhodoferax sp. PAMC 29310 genomic stretch:
- a CDS encoding NAD kinase → MNSNFRQVALIGKYQTLSSGATGASSRQALEDIAHFLHSKGCEVVFEHDTARNMGISGYPTMSVATIGTQCDLGLVVGGDGTMLAIGRQLACFGVPLIGVNQGRLGFITDIRFDGFAATLGPMLQGEFEEEHRSLIHGKVVRDGHSVFDALAMNDVVINRGATSGMVELRVEVDGHFVANQRADGLIIATPTGSTAYSLSAGGPLLHPSIPGWVLAPIAPHTLSNRPIVISNATEIAIEMVAGRDAGASFDMQSIASLMQGDRIVIKRSEHSVRFLHPKGWSYFDTLRQKLHWNEGVTAP, encoded by the coding sequence ATGAACTCGAATTTCAGGCAAGTTGCCCTAATCGGCAAATACCAAACGTTATCGTCTGGTGCTACCGGGGCTTCGTCTCGCCAAGCACTGGAAGATATTGCACACTTCCTGCATTCCAAAGGCTGCGAGGTCGTGTTCGAACACGACACCGCCCGCAATATGGGCATCTCTGGTTACCCCACAATGAGTGTGGCGACCATTGGCACCCAATGTGATTTGGGTCTGGTTGTGGGTGGCGACGGCACGATGTTGGCCATTGGACGCCAGCTGGCCTGTTTTGGCGTCCCCCTCATTGGGGTGAATCAAGGACGCCTTGGGTTCATCACAGATATTCGGTTTGATGGCTTTGCAGCGACTCTAGGTCCCATGCTTCAGGGAGAGTTTGAGGAAGAGCATCGAAGCTTGATTCATGGCAAGGTCGTCCGAGATGGACACAGTGTTTTTGACGCACTGGCGATGAATGACGTTGTAATCAATCGTGGCGCCACATCGGGCATGGTTGAGTTGCGCGTTGAGGTGGATGGCCATTTTGTTGCCAATCAGCGAGCGGACGGACTCATCATCGCCACGCCGACGGGATCCACGGCTTACTCACTATCAGCCGGCGGCCCGTTGCTACACCCGTCCATCCCTGGTTGGGTGCTTGCCCCCATAGCGCCGCACACGCTGTCGAATCGCCCTATCGTTATTTCAAATGCCACAGAAATTGCGATAGAAATGGTAGCTGGTCGTGATGCTGGCGCAAGCTTTGACATGCAGTCCATCGCATCATTGATGCAAGGTGACCGTATTGTGATCAAGCGGTCGGAGCATTCTGTTCGCTTTCTTCACCCGAAGGGTTGGTCGTACTTTGACACCTTGCGTCAAAAACTGCATTGGAATGAAGGAGTGACTGCACCGTGA
- the recN gene encoding DNA repair protein RecN — translation MSLRRIVLRDFVIVNELDLDLDTGFTVLTGETGAGKSILIDALQLVTGGRADIGVIREGTNRADVSAEFDVNSTTVTWLAQFGFESAGVLLLRRTVDSQGKSRAWINGSPATATQLREIGQQLLDIHGQHAWQSLTEPESIRALLDAYGQITTSDLVNLWHKWRLAQGQLSQATAAQDSMQIERERLMWQIGELSKLAPQPQEWESLNTEHARLSNAQTLIDAAQSASQALDDDDSSALQRLHLAHQQLQQQEHLEPIYKDLASLLESALAQVEDTVHSLRGYLRNVDLDPDRLSALDERIALWVSLARRYKRAPAELPDLQLSWSKALQDLDEATNLSVLQKAESTASSAFVTEANRVSKARHKAAPRLARAVSNAMQDLGMQGGQFEVKLQNTAQPMASGLDEVSFLVAGHAGSTPKPVNKVASGGELSRIALAIAVTTSQLGTAQTLIFDEVDAGIGGAVAETVGRLMKQLGVDRQVLAVTHLPQVAACADHHWLVSKRLQGESTLSFVSEVTGEVRVAEVARMLGGERLSGTSQAHAREMLQLRP, via the coding sequence GTGAGCTTGCGACGTATTGTTCTGCGTGATTTCGTCATTGTTAACGAACTTGATCTGGACCTGGATACCGGATTCACGGTGCTGACCGGGGAAACGGGCGCTGGAAAATCGATCCTCATCGATGCACTGCAACTGGTCACCGGTGGCAGGGCGGATATCGGCGTCATTCGCGAGGGCACTAACCGAGCCGATGTAAGCGCTGAGTTCGACGTCAATTCGACCACGGTGACATGGCTTGCACAATTTGGCTTTGAGTCCGCCGGCGTATTGCTGCTGCGCCGCACCGTCGACAGTCAAGGCAAAAGTCGGGCATGGATTAATGGCAGCCCAGCGACAGCGACCCAGTTACGTGAAATTGGCCAACAGTTGCTGGACATTCATGGTCAACACGCCTGGCAAAGCCTGACTGAGCCGGAGTCAATTCGCGCGCTCTTGGACGCATACGGGCAGATAACCACATCGGATCTTGTTAATTTGTGGCACAAATGGCGCCTCGCCCAAGGACAGCTTTCACAAGCTACTGCGGCTCAGGACTCTATGCAAATTGAGCGAGAGCGGCTGATGTGGCAGATTGGCGAGCTCAGCAAGCTGGCACCTCAGCCACAGGAGTGGGAATCCCTGAACACTGAGCACGCTCGACTTTCCAATGCGCAAACGCTGATTGACGCGGCTCAATCAGCCAGCCAAGCGCTGGACGACGACGACAGCAGCGCACTTCAACGCCTGCACCTCGCCCACCAACAACTTCAGCAGCAAGAACATCTGGAGCCAATTTACAAAGATCTTGCATCCCTCTTGGAGTCAGCACTGGCACAGGTTGAGGACACCGTTCACTCACTGCGTGGTTATTTGCGAAATGTTGACTTGGACCCGGATCGACTGAGCGCCCTGGACGAACGAATTGCGCTCTGGGTTTCATTGGCAAGGCGCTATAAGCGGGCGCCAGCAGAACTTCCAGACCTTCAATTGTCTTGGTCAAAAGCCCTTCAAGATCTGGATGAAGCCACCAATCTTTCTGTTCTTCAAAAGGCTGAATCGACTGCAAGCTCCGCTTTTGTCACTGAGGCTAACCGGGTTTCCAAGGCCCGCCACAAAGCGGCGCCACGACTCGCTCGCGCCGTGAGCAATGCCATGCAAGACTTAGGCATGCAAGGCGGGCAGTTTGAGGTCAAATTGCAAAACACTGCACAACCGATGGCAAGTGGGCTTGATGAAGTCAGTTTTCTTGTCGCAGGTCACGCCGGTAGTACGCCAAAACCCGTGAACAAGGTCGCGTCAGGGGGAGAGTTGTCGCGAATCGCGCTAGCAATTGCCGTGACAACCAGCCAACTCGGCACCGCCCAAACTCTTATTTTTGATGAAGTTGATGCCGGCATTGGCGGCGCCGTCGCAGAGACTGTAGGTCGCCTGATGAAGCAGTTGGGAGTTGATCGACAAGTATTGGCCGTTACGCATCTTCCGCAGGTTGCAGCATGCGCAGATCACCATTGGCTGGTATCCAAACGCCTGCAGGGCGAGTCGACCCTGAGTTTTGTCTCTGAGGTCACAGGTGAAGTTCGTGTTGCCGAGGTTGCACGCATGCTGGGAGGTGAGCGACTGTCTGGCACCTCTCAAGCCCATGCAAGAGAAATGCTGCAATTGAGACCGTAA
- the rapZ gene encoding RNase adapter RapZ → MPQIEQQLEIVLITGMSGSGKSVALNALEDAGYFCVDNLPPELLLSLIELEREQKTSRVAIAMDVRTATSLPILPEQLAALRKQGISVKLVFLDATTGTLVRRYSETRRKHPLSHMAQDPSSPDMRRVLVDAIELERELLSEIRENSHLIDTSFSRPAQLQRDIKSFVNSPAGQLTLIFKSFAFKHGAPGDADYLFDVRMLPNPHYEPELRHLTGIDAPVAEYLNAQPPVLQMLDHIQTFLNHWLDALANDHRSYVTVAIGCTGGQHRSVFLVERLVVLYEGKWATLKRHRELDALTGEPIKRL, encoded by the coding sequence ATGCCCCAAATCGAACAGCAGCTAGAAATTGTATTGATCACCGGCATGTCTGGGTCCGGAAAGTCAGTCGCTCTCAACGCCCTGGAGGACGCAGGTTACTTCTGTGTTGACAATCTCCCGCCTGAATTGCTTCTTTCGCTGATTGAACTGGAGAGAGAGCAAAAAACCAGCCGCGTCGCCATTGCGATGGATGTCCGGACCGCCACGTCCCTGCCCATCCTGCCCGAACAACTGGCAGCACTGAGAAAACAGGGTATATCAGTCAAACTTGTATTCTTGGATGCAACGACGGGGACGTTGGTCAGACGGTATTCAGAGACCCGTCGAAAACATCCTCTGTCTCATATGGCGCAGGACCCATCTTCACCAGATATGCGTCGTGTCCTTGTGGATGCCATCGAACTAGAGCGTGAACTTCTCTCTGAAATTCGAGAAAACTCCCACTTGATTGACACCAGCTTCAGTCGACCTGCGCAACTTCAACGAGACATCAAGTCCTTTGTCAATTCCCCAGCGGGTCAATTGACGCTGATCTTCAAGTCATTTGCGTTCAAGCACGGCGCCCCTGGCGATGCTGACTACCTCTTTGACGTCCGCATGCTTCCCAATCCCCATTACGAGCCGGAACTTCGTCATCTCACAGGGATTGATGCGCCAGTCGCAGAGTATTTGAATGCTCAGCCGCCGGTGCTGCAAATGCTGGATCACATTCAAACCTTCCTGAATCACTGGCTGGACGCACTCGCCAACGACCATCGAAGTTATGTCACCGTGGCCATTGGCTGCACAGGTGGCCAGCATCGCTCTGTTTTTTTGGTTGAGCGCCTCGTCGTCTTGTACGAAGGCAAATGGGCAACTCTCAAACGCCACCGTGAACTCGACGCCCTCACAGGGGAGCCGATCAAACGGTTGTGA
- the mutY gene encoding A/G-specific adenine glycosylase, with the protein MTQQHSQLGFAIRVVAWQKEFGRNDLPWQNTRDPYRVWLSEIMLQQTQVVTVLGYFSRFLARFPNVSALAAASQDDVLALWSGLGYYSRARNLHQCAIDVETIHGGTFPLSTDELESLPGIGRSTAAAIASLCYGHRVAILDGNVKRVLTRMLGFSHDLARSANEKLLWSEATSLLPKTDLFAAMPRYTQGVMDLGATVCTTKNPKCSECPVAPLCAAEKTGEPERYPVKTRKIKRSAQSIWILLAMKSDGAVLLSKRPTPGVWAGLYCAPLYADRASLEAAVPQEVRAELIDGPVFTHVLTHKDLYLHPVSLVTSTDLVEIAEGGWFGPDEWPRLGLPAPIRRLLTTV; encoded by the coding sequence TTGACCCAGCAGCACAGTCAGTTGGGCTTCGCCATACGGGTTGTGGCATGGCAAAAAGAGTTCGGGCGCAACGATCTGCCTTGGCAAAATACGCGGGACCCCTATCGGGTCTGGCTGTCAGAAATCATGCTTCAGCAAACCCAAGTAGTCACTGTTCTGGGTTATTTCTCGCGTTTCTTGGCCCGATTTCCGAATGTATCTGCTCTGGCGGCAGCGTCACAGGACGATGTTTTGGCCTTATGGAGCGGGCTTGGCTATTACAGCCGCGCTCGAAACTTGCACCAATGTGCAATTGATGTTGAAACGATTCATGGCGGGACCTTTCCCCTGTCAACGGATGAGTTGGAATCGCTGCCCGGGATTGGCCGCTCAACCGCCGCGGCAATTGCCTCGCTGTGCTACGGGCATCGCGTGGCGATTTTGGATGGAAACGTTAAACGGGTTCTAACCCGGATGCTTGGCTTTTCTCATGACTTGGCGCGTTCCGCCAACGAGAAATTGCTTTGGAGCGAGGCAACGTCGCTGCTGCCAAAGACTGATCTTTTTGCTGCGATGCCGCGCTACACCCAAGGCGTGATGGATTTGGGTGCGACTGTTTGCACAACAAAGAACCCGAAGTGCAGCGAGTGCCCCGTCGCTCCTCTGTGTGCGGCCGAGAAAACAGGAGAGCCCGAAAGGTATCCCGTCAAGACGCGCAAAATTAAACGCAGCGCTCAATCAATATGGATTTTGCTTGCCATGAAAAGTGATGGCGCTGTGCTTTTGAGTAAACGCCCAACACCAGGTGTATGGGCGGGACTGTACTGTGCACCTCTGTACGCGGATCGGGCTTCACTGGAAGCGGCTGTGCCCCAAGAGGTGCGTGCCGAGTTGATCGATGGCCCTGTATTTACCCACGTTTTGACCCACAAAGATCTCTATTTGCACCCTGTGTCGCTGGTCACTTCAACTGACTTGGTAGAGATTGCCGAAGGAGGGTGGTTTGGGCCTGATGAATGGCCTCGCCTAGGCTTGCCAGCTCCCATTCGTCGACTCCTCACAACCGTTTGA
- a CDS encoding dynamin family protein: MQTSFNDRFDQHGAWRRDFALRLKLLGEWMKDHDLVDSALEERLQRLETQVRSDKVMVAFVAEFSRGKSELINAIFFAGYGRRIMPAAAGRTTMCPTELGYDANVPPSLRLLPIETRLRPQSLMEWRMVPEKWTRIDLDVNDPKRLAIALEKVAETRRVTPEEARLLGFWNGQAPEENPPLDSRGLAEIPMWRHALINIAHPLLKQGLVILDTPGLNAIGAEPELTVSLIPQAQAIVFLLGADTGVTKSDLAIWREHLIGDGHDESTRLVVLNKIDTLWDALSTTAQVQDQIDRQQSATAEILGIHKAQVIPVSAHKGLLAKVTNDTDLLKRSALSELEEALSQGVLGQRRKILGAAVSTALVELRSEAARMVHIRRRDLSEQTAELRELQSKNSPVIKNMRSRISQEQTEFDLGGVKIHAVRSVHLKLLREVFKLMGPVSLKVEMSQLTATLQKKGIKFGVKRAYGETFDQLRGSLTRVQAVSAEIQTMLAATFRQLNSEYGFSLLAPAMPEMKRYLHALDQVEQSHLKFLSVTNAFRLAQPEFSARLVRALSTRIRVVHEAILGDIELWSKSATAQLDAQLRERRRNFSRRLEAIDRIQQASGGLNERIAEIEAQGTALHQLESKLGELTGYVVNALDLAEADSSRVSVPV; this comes from the coding sequence TTGCAGACTTCATTCAATGACCGATTTGACCAACACGGCGCGTGGCGGCGTGACTTTGCCCTGCGCTTAAAGCTGTTGGGCGAATGGATGAAGGATCACGATTTGGTGGATTCCGCGCTAGAGGAGCGCTTGCAACGGCTGGAGACGCAGGTTCGATCCGACAAGGTGATGGTGGCATTTGTTGCCGAGTTCTCCCGCGGAAAGTCAGAGCTGATCAATGCGATATTTTTTGCCGGATATGGTCGGCGGATCATGCCTGCTGCCGCAGGGCGAACGACCATGTGTCCAACGGAATTGGGTTACGACGCCAATGTGCCGCCTAGTTTGCGCCTGCTGCCAATTGAAACCCGCCTAAGACCGCAGTCACTGATGGAGTGGCGAATGGTTCCCGAGAAGTGGACTCGCATCGACCTGGATGTGAATGATCCCAAACGATTGGCGATTGCGCTCGAGAAAGTGGCTGAAACACGACGAGTTACGCCTGAAGAAGCTCGATTGCTGGGTTTTTGGAATGGTCAGGCGCCTGAAGAGAACCCCCCCTTGGATTCACGTGGATTAGCTGAAATCCCGATGTGGCGTCATGCGCTGATCAACATCGCGCATCCGTTGCTAAAGCAGGGCTTGGTCATTTTGGATACACCGGGCCTTAATGCCATTGGCGCCGAGCCCGAGTTGACAGTGAGCTTGATACCTCAGGCGCAAGCCATCGTCTTCCTATTAGGGGCGGACACAGGGGTCACCAAATCTGATCTTGCAATTTGGCGAGAGCACTTGATAGGTGACGGCCATGATGAAAGCACTCGGCTGGTTGTGTTGAATAAAATTGATACGCTTTGGGATGCCCTAAGTACAACCGCACAGGTGCAGGATCAAATTGACCGACAGCAAAGTGCAACTGCTGAGATTCTTGGCATTCACAAAGCGCAAGTTATTCCAGTTTCGGCGCACAAAGGGTTGTTGGCAAAAGTAACCAACGACACTGACTTGCTCAAACGAAGTGCACTTTCCGAACTGGAAGAGGCCTTGAGCCAAGGGGTATTAGGTCAGCGGCGAAAGATTTTGGGTGCCGCCGTGTCCACGGCCTTGGTGGAACTTCGGTCCGAGGCCGCACGAATGGTTCATATCCGACGGCGTGACCTGTCCGAGCAAACGGCGGAACTAAGAGAGCTTCAAAGCAAAAACTCGCCGGTCATCAAAAACATGCGCTCGCGTATCTCCCAAGAACAAACAGAGTTTGATTTGGGCGGGGTGAAAATTCATGCCGTGCGTTCGGTTCATTTGAAGCTGTTGCGCGAAGTTTTCAAGCTGATGGGACCCGTTTCTCTCAAAGTTGAAATGAGCCAACTCACGGCAACCCTGCAGAAAAAAGGTATCAAGTTTGGGGTGAAGCGAGCCTATGGCGAGACATTTGATCAGCTGCGAGGGAGTTTGACGCGCGTGCAGGCTGTAAGTGCCGAAATCCAAACGATGTTGGCCGCCACATTTCGTCAGTTGAATTCAGAGTACGGGTTTTCTTTGCTGGCTCCGGCGATGCCGGAGATGAAGCGCTACCTTCATGCACTGGATCAGGTCGAACAAAGTCATTTGAAGTTTCTCAGTGTCACCAACGCGTTTCGATTGGCACAGCCTGAGTTTTCCGCTCGTTTGGTACGCGCGCTGTCGACGAGAATTCGAGTGGTTCACGAAGCGATTCTGGGGGATATCGAGTTGTGGAGCAAATCCGCTACCGCGCAACTCGACGCGCAACTGCGAGAGCGCCGCCGCAACTTCAGTCGGCGCCTCGAGGCAATTGATCGCATTCAGCAAGCTTCAGGTGGGCTCAATGAACGGATTGCGGAAATTGAGGCGCAGGGTACAGCGTTGCATCAGTTGGAGTCCAAACTCGGGGAGTTGACCGGATACGTCGTCAATGCCCTTGATTTGGCTGAGGCAGACAGTTCACGAGTGTCGGTGCCTGTTTGA
- the mutM gene encoding bifunctional DNA-formamidopyrimidine glycosylase/DNA-(apurinic or apyrimidinic site) lyase encodes MPELPEVEVTRLSFVERIAGASVQAARLGKPLRWALGCTPESLVGKNVLTVRRRGKYLLLDFDHGVLILHLGMSGSLRFEPDLPAPGKHDHFDLVTSRGTLRLHDPRRFGAVVYANSDDHPTATRLLGRLGVEPLSDKFDLAVFHAGLKERRAPIKQVLLTGDLVVGVGNIYASEALFLAGIRPTVRATKLSGPRAKKLHQAIRDVLFRAVDLGGSTLRDFSSAKGESGYFQLEAMVYGRADQPCRTCQSTIKVIRQGQRATFYCPVCQKT; translated from the coding sequence ATGCCGGAATTACCAGAAGTTGAAGTTACTCGGTTGAGTTTTGTCGAGCGCATCGCCGGGGCTTCTGTGCAAGCGGCGCGCCTGGGCAAGCCACTGCGATGGGCTTTGGGGTGCACGCCTGAGTCTTTAGTTGGGAAAAACGTGCTGACCGTGCGGCGCCGGGGCAAGTACCTTCTACTTGATTTCGACCATGGCGTGCTGATATTGCATTTGGGGATGTCAGGGAGCCTGAGATTTGAGCCAGACCTGCCGGCGCCAGGTAAGCATGATCATTTCGATCTCGTAACGAGTCGTGGCACGCTTCGACTTCACGATCCCCGGCGGTTTGGGGCCGTCGTATATGCCAATTCGGATGATCATCCGACCGCAACCAGGCTACTGGGTCGCTTGGGTGTTGAGCCGCTTTCTGATAAATTTGATCTCGCTGTCTTTCATGCCGGGTTGAAAGAGCGTCGGGCGCCGATCAAGCAAGTCTTGCTGACGGGGGATTTGGTCGTTGGCGTGGGCAATATATATGCGTCGGAGGCCTTGTTTCTGGCGGGCATCAGGCCAACGGTACGCGCAACGAAATTGAGCGGCCCTCGAGCAAAGAAACTACATCAGGCGATTCGCGATGTGTTGTTTCGTGCAGTAGATTTAGGCGGCAGTACCCTGCGCGACTTCTCGAGCGCAAAGGGGGAAAGTGGCTATTTCCAACTCGAAGCCATGGTGTATGGGAGAGCAGATCAGCCGTGCCGGACTTGTCAATCTACGATCAAAGTGATTCGTCAAGGGCAGAGGGCTACGTTTTACTGCCCTGTTTGTCAAAAAACCTGA